AAGTTACTTTGGGGATTAGTTTGGTAATTTATGTTTCTCCCGATAAAAAGGTCGTTGAGAAGACGCTTCAAACCGAGCTTAAGCGGATAATGCTTAGTGAGTTGATAGACGGTGAAGTAATTATTGGCGCCGCTATCATTGATTCAAATGGCATCCCACTTATTTATCACATCCCAAACACCCTCACCGTTAAATCCCTTAAAAACCTCCTCTCCCTCATAGAGTTCGTCGATCATACCTCTAAAATCAATGATGACCTCCTCGGTCCATATCAATACCTCATTATTCGCTTCTCAAACTTCAAAATTGCCTTCTTCGAAATGGGTTCTAAGGGTTGGTTGATGGTTTTTGTTAACCCTGTTTGGCACGTTGAGAATGTGATGTCAAAGATTAAGCAGTTCATGCTTAAGGTTCAAAGGATGATTTAAAATAATTAAATTATTTAGGTAAAAATTGCCGCCTCAAATATATTAAGGGTATTCATCCAATCCTATTTTGAATGACGAGGATAGTGGGTAGTGTAAAAATACCTGAGATGGAGATTAAGGAGGAGGTTACATTAACTGCGTCAAATACTGCCGTGATCGTTGTTGACATGCAGAATGACTTCGTAAAGCCGAACGGTAAGTTATACGTACCAACTGCGCAGGCTACAATACCAGCAATAAGGAAGCTACTTATGAAGGCTAGAGATTCTAACGTACCAATAATATACACACAGGATTGGCACTTTAAGAATGACCCAGAGTTTAGGATTTGGGGTGAGCACTGCGTCATGGGTACGTGGGGCGCGGAAATTGTGGATGAACTTAAACCCGTGCCTGATGATATCATAATAAGGAAGCGCAGGTATGATGCGTTCTTCGGTACTGACCTTGACTATGTGCTTAGGCATGTAGTTCATGCAATGAACCTAGTAATAGTCGGTACTGTGGCCAATATATGCGTACTACACACTGCAGGTAGTGCTGCACTTAATTGGTATAATGTCGTTGTACCAATTGATGGAATATCCGCATTAGATGAATTCGATTATTACGCTGCTCTTAGGCAGGTCTCATTTCTATATAGGGGCATACTCACTAAGGTTGATGGAATTAGATTTGCATAGATTATGCATCCCTCTAATCCTAACTTTCTCAAATAGCTTTAATATGATTGTTTTTGTGATGGTAATTCACTTTGATTTTATGATTACATATTATGTATTACACTTTGAGAAAAATTTAAATATTGGTTAAGAATAGAAAAATTAATGGGTCAAGACTTTGATGTTAGGATTGAAGACCTGGTCAAAGTATTGCTTCATAGTGATTCTCACTGGATTGATTCTCTGAGAAGGATTGATTTTGGTGATAGGATGAAGATTGTCCATGAGGCCATAAATGCTGTTTTACCTGACTTTGTTGACTGTGTTAATAAGTCCTTGGATAGTGATGTACCTAGGCTGATGTATATTGGTTGCTTTGATATGGTGTGGCAGAGCATTGAAAATACGGCTAAGAACTATATCAGGGATTAAAATAGTGTGAAAGTTCTTTAAAACGGTAAGTAATTAGTTAATTAAGTTGAGTGAACGTAATCGTATTAGTGAGGATTGGCGTAGGGATGTCCTATTCATAGTTATTTCAATAGTTACGATAATAATTACAATAATAATACTGATAAAGTCAGGCCTAGCCACGTCTAGATATGAAATGCCTAGGTACCCATTCTACCTCATCGAATCTGAACTCATATACCTAACTCAATTAATACTCATTGGGATTAGACTTAGTATTAT
This is a stretch of genomic DNA from Vulcanisaeta moutnovskia 768-28. It encodes these proteins:
- a CDS encoding cysteine hydrolase family protein, translating into MTRIVGSVKIPEMEIKEEVTLTASNTAVIVVDMQNDFVKPNGKLYVPTAQATIPAIRKLLMKARDSNVPIIYTQDWHFKNDPEFRIWGEHCVMGTWGAEIVDELKPVPDDIIIRKRRYDAFFGTDLDYVLRHVVHAMNLVIVGTVANICVLHTAGSAALNWYNVVVPIDGISALDEFDYYAALRQVSFLYRGILTKVDGIRFA